ACCGCTGCGTGATGGACTATGTAGATAGACGAATACGGCATTGGATTTATGAAATTTCTACCAGTGAAGCTGCGATGAATGAAAAATATTCACTGCGAAGGTTTCGTTATCTCTATCTCATATCGGGATGAGAGCCTCGACTGTCACTCACAAAGACTAAATACGCGTATAATGCAAATGACGATCGGATCTCGCATCTTGCTTGGTCCTTGGCGCGGCGCAACTTCTAGCACTGTAATTCGTTCCAATTAGGCGATAGCTTCAGGCAGCTAAAAGACGGATCTTTCCGATCATATGCAATGACCCACTCAATCGTTTTTGAGTCCGAGTTGACTACCAGAATCTCAATTGCCAAGTTATATAGTACGTAACACATGGTGAGCTACCGGGCATCCGAAACACATGGTGGCAGTAGCAGATATTTGAAGGCAAGGGTGATTGATGCCTCTGTATCTAAACAGACGCTGGACGGGTTCCCATCCAACATATCATTCACACTGAGTAAGGCTTTATAAACTTGGGATATTATTTCTATTTTGGTAGAGCAAAAGATAAACGGCTCGTAAATTAACCTTATCCAAAGACCCGGGTATAAGAACAAAAAGGCGTTAGAAATAGACAAGTATTCCCGCATCCCAAAGCTATTTCGCAATGCATATGCATATCTGCCCAACAGTAAAAGGAAGCCAGATAAAGAAATCTAGGAATCAGCCCTTATTTTTTGAGATCCCATCCTCCATGACTCAtcttctatatatatatacacaacTTCACACAGGACGCTTTATTTCCTCGTCGCATTGACGACGGAGGGGCGGCGGCTAGCAGCGGGAGTGCCTCTGGGAGTACCGCGAGGAGTAACTCTGCTCTCGCCGAAGAAGCGATTCTGCTGGCTGTATCGTCTGTGCGGCTCAGGTCGGCCACCAGAAGCTGATGTAACGGAAGCTGTGATTAAATGATTAGCATCAATACTTGAACAAAGAAATGGGAATTGACTTACATCGGCGGTTGGGATCATATGAGATACTGCCGCGGCGGCCTTCATTCGCTTGCTCTTGACGAGCGTCAGCAAGCCGCTGGGCAAAGGGCGATCGCTTGCGCAGAGTTGGGCCCTTCCAGTAAATAACGTAGACCGcaacgacgaggacgaaggaGATACAGAAGAGAATAGTGCTGGCGTATTCCAGGTTCTTTCCACTTGACTTTCCGATGTtctggaagaaggggagAGCAGGAATGGTGAGAACACCAGCCAAGAAGTCTCGAGACCAACCGTTACCACCAGTGGCGGAAGCGGAGTAAGGGCCATAAGCACAGATCATGTAATCGATCGTAGCCATGTAGATGGCGTAGTTCGCGATACCGACAATGGCGACGAAGATCATGGAGCCAATCCAGTGGATAGGAGGGCCTTGAATGGTCCAAGCGAAACCAATAAGGCCGATTGGCAAGCAAGGAGCTGTGTATAGAAGGAACCAAAGACGAGACTCATACTGCGCACGCTCATCATTGGGCTTGGCCCTGCGTTCCTTGATGTTGCGCTTGATAGcagggatgaagagaagccATGCAATGACATAGCCGATACCGATAGGGATGAAGCTCAACCCGATTTCAACAGTACCGAATCCCCACTGCTTATACACCAAGGCGAACGACTGGATGAACATGAAGATGAGGGCGTCGGAGAAAccagagaggagagaaagaaccAGGACAATCGGCTCGGTAAGGAACATCTTGAAGGGGCGGACCCAGGTGATGAGGACTTCCTTGGCAGAGAAGCGATCTCTGAATGGGACAAGCTCGTCCGGTCCCCAAATGTTCTGGCCCGTTTGCTGGCGGCGCTTCTTGGCAATGCGGTTCATCAGGATGGTGGTTCGAGTCTCGGGAACGGTGAAGCAGTGGACAAGCTGGACGAATCCACCCAAAATGAGCTGGACCCAGATAGACCACCTATAATGAAGTGTAAGTAGACATTGAGAAACACAGACATTGTACGATTAACTACTCACCTCCAGGCAAGATACTTCTCGGTAAAGCCACCAACAATGGGGCCCAAAACAGATCCACCAacagaagagaagacgaCGTATGCGACCGCGTATTGCTGCTTATCGGCTTCCCACATATCGGCAATCATACCCAAGGTGACGGAGCCACCAGCTGAGGAGAGACCACCGAGGGCGCGGCCGACCATGATGGAGGCAAAGTTAGGAGCCAGTGCAACGGGGAGCTGCCAGACGTTGACCAAGAACAGAGAGAGCTGTAGGACCGGCCAGCGGCCAAACTCTTCCGACCAAGGCGCCCAAAGCTCACAGCCAAAGGCATAGAGAACCAAGAAGATCATGGCACCACATCGCGCAGCTTGCTCGCTGACGTGGAATTCCTCTGCGATGCCAGGAATGGCGTTTGAGTATAGAGAGGTGTTGAAGTTCATTGATACTTGGACCCAGAAGATGACAGTCAGGATGTACCATTTCTTCCACTTGGGGAAGCAGTAGCCGAGCTCCTCGTAGCAGTCATCTTCTGTGATTTCGTACTTGTCGTAAGTtccaagcttctccagcttgttATTGTTATCAGAAGGCAGATTATCATCTTCTGACTTTTCAATATTGTCAGTGCTAGAGCCTTGACCCTGTGACCCATTGGTTCTCAGCCTCTCGTTGGCGAGGTCCAGGTCATTCTGGTTGAGGATCTGAGGAGGATCCTCCGAGAAATGTGTGTGTTGACCCGACATGTTTGACGTATAACCAGAGCAAGTCTCCTTCAGCTTACTTAAAAAATTGGAGTAGCTGACATGAGGTATGGGGGAGAAAGTCTGGGGAAGACtgtgaggagaaagaaaagaggcggAAGggatggggaagaggagggaaacaaaggattggaagatggagggcAAGCctatttaactttatttgCGTTCAGTTTTCATGATTAGACATTCGCCAGCAGGAAAATAGGGTTGGTGGTAGGCGGCGGAGGAAATAATGGGGATTTGAGGTCTCACCATGAAGCTACGAAAATAAGAATATCCACCCACACCGGGCCCCAGCAAATATGACGTCCATGCTGCCCCATCCGCCGGTACCAAAGAACTTGTATGTACACACTAGATCCGGATGTCCAACGTCTTCGGCCAAACCGAAAGAAGCTCGAGATTGTAACATTGTAAATGCGGATTTATAAGAGTTACGGACGCGGATGCTGGCCATGCCCCGAGGGCTAGTGCCAAAGTCTGTCGAAGCCCTCGCCGCCGTTCTCGGAATTCTACGTCCAGAATGCACCGCAAAACATCCCTGTAATGGGCATTGCAGCACGCGAGAAATACTAAACGCTATTTTCCCCTCGTCCTGTGATCTGGGGGAGCGAAGCGAGCTGGGGAATGCTCTCAGCACGCTTGCGGCTGCATGGGGCGGTATCCCAAGCAACAAGGGCGCTGTGAGACATCGCTCAGCCAGCGAGAACGGACGGTCCAGACTTTTGGAGTCTCTGCACGTTCTCGGCCATGCTCAAAACAGAGACATGTAGCAGAAATCCGTACTAAAAAAAgttcatttcttcttcttatcgCAGCTGTTCCTCCTGGTGAAGAGGTTCTAGACCGTGGTGCTCAGCCCGGAAGCATTATCGTGGGTTTGTTTTGATGCTTTCCCGTTTTCCTGTAAGAACATCATCACCGTGGCATAACGGCCTCGACCATGCCAAGCTGCCCTGTTTTTCTCATTCTTTCGAATTCTTTCCCACCGTTTCAGTTTCAGAACTTCCCTGTTTCTCTCCCAGCGCACGGCCGTCTGGTGTTAGTCCCAGGTCCCGTCCGTCAGACTAACTGCCAACACTCATCAACACTGCCAAGCAGGGCCTTTCAAGTCCATTCGGCAGCGGCGTCAGAGCCTCGCCGTGAGTGGTGGCGGCAGGGTCGGAAGACGGCACTTGACAAGGAGCTAGCAGGGGCAAGAATCGATCGGCCCGGGGGTTGCGCGCCACCGGTTGGCAGGAAACGAGCAGGAAATACCTGCAATCCCTCGATCGTGTAGATTAAATCTCTAGGCTTGTTTAGTACGGCACATGTCCGAGacggagcagcagcgtctcGGGTCTTGTTGTCCGGCCGGCTGCCTGCGTTTTCGAGGTTGAGACAAGTCGCAAATCCTCTTACATACGCTCTCCCCAACTGCATCTTGTTCGCGCCCGCCCTTGCGTTGAGACGAGGCATTTACTTTGCCCCAGATGCACCTTGTCGGGCCTCTTGAGCAAGAATCAGCTCCATTGCGAAAAATTTCTTTTCCCCATGGGTCTTCGAAATGCTTCTGCCTGATGCTGATCCCTCGTCGATGACGTCTTGGTGATGGACGCTGATGGACCCGTCCGAAGCCATTTTGCGCGCCACGGCCAATCGACAGCCGGCGGAAAAGTGGGCGGCGAGTCGTTATGATGGAGCATCGTGGGTCCCTAGTCAATTGTCCTCAAAGTATtgaatctttttttccttcttaTTTGGGGGTTCTCGATTGTGGTGTAAGTTGGAGATTTGGGGCATGTctcgtactgtacatacaGAGTGAGTGCCAAGATGCTCCATTATGGCGAATCTCGTATAAGAGTCATGAAGGGGGCGGACAATATAGTACATGCACGTGTAATCCCCACGTACCCtcgcctcagcctcagggCAACGTCCGCCTCGCCTCATTCTCCGAGTAGAAACAAGTTCACAACTTCAGTGGCACAAAGCTTCCCTCGCATAATCCTCGGTTCAGTAAATCTGTCTAGATCGCCATCCTCGGATCTCGATATACACCCAAAATCGCCCCCGTGAAGGGCTTCATCATTCTCTCAGAAAAAACTAAATCATTGGCCACCACCCAACCATCGGCTCGGAGTGGGAGTTCGAATGTTGTCTgacttgccattgccattgctgaCCCAATCTTTTCCTTCCCTTGCGCACGCCGATCAGTCAAGAGTCTCAGGCATTCACACTTGATTCAGTCTCTTCCACGGTATGGGCATGGGCCCGGAAGAGCTGAATATGCACAGGCCATATcatgtttctctttctctaGGCTGCAACATATTGCTAGGAGGAGAGGAGCCCTTGGAGCCATTTTTAGTCCAACTGCAGAAGAATTCCCCATTACCCCTTTCTCCGCCATGATACGACTCTCCCCAGTGCCCCATCCGTCGAGTTCGTCTCTCCAGTGTTGCTGCATGTTGCCGTGTTTCTATGGAGCTGAGGCTCCATGTACCCGCAAATTTATTCTGGTGCCTAGCTAACCGACTTTTCCGATCCATTCGCTACGAGGAACTATATGAGAATTATCGCGAACTAAGGTCCATGCATACCACTATGATGGTAACAAGTAAGCGGTGTGATGGTGTGAAGAATAAGTTCTCATACACATTCGTCAAAACGCCTGAAAGCGATCGCCCCTCAATATGTCTCCTTTTGGTATACTCGTGCCCAAGCCCATGGCATGACCCTTCTCGTCTAGGCTCAGTTTTCTAGAAGAGTTTGCGCGTGTACATGATCAGATTGTATCTAGGGTCCGACAATCCGCATAATATCTCAGCTCATTCTGTACTAAATGAGAATGATCTACATTCACGCCCAAGTACCGAAAGCGCCGCCTGTGTATATAAATGTAAGCTGACAGGACATCGATATTCCACCTCGTGACCATTGACACTACCCCTACGTAGTCTCCGAAAACACGCCACTAGGGAGAACTGACAGCGCAGATTTTAACTAAAGGGGGAAATCTTATCGAAAATTCTTCTGACATTAACAGGAAGACACCATGGACAAATGACGCCATAATTTGCCCACGCCATCTTTTGGCACAACAGACATACTTTTCACCACACCGAGACTGGTTAAGGCGGCACTGGTCTTCATTCATCCGGTTTCACACTGTTTGAATAGAACCTGTGTTCCTCTTGTTGAACAAAGGTGACCAAGGCTAAGCAGCTGAACATGTCAACCTCTACATCTATCTCGTGATGGCAGAGCTTTTTATCTCTGAAGCTAGGAAGTATAGTattattctcttcttctctgtaGTGTTCTTTCCATCTACGGTTGCTTACAATGCCGCTCTGTCATCACAAGTCAATGACACATAAACAGTGAGGCTCTTTCGAGGCTACGATATTCTGCTAAAAGGGGAAGGGGGATGGTATTGAGGAGTTGGTAACTTCGGGTTGTCTAGAGTGGTGAGCATTCATTTTCTCAGCATCGACTCAGTGGTATATATGATTTGTATCATTTTGAAGAGAAGCTTGGCAAGCACCGTGGCATACGAGTGCAACATCATGAATAAACTTTCTCAAAATACGTGACGCAGGGTGGTTCTAGAATTTTGACAAAACAGGCTATACAATGGATTCAGACAATATTGCTAACATGGGTACGTTCGGAGATACGTGGCAGTTCGACCAAGACGCAAATGAGTCTGAATGTGCCTTACCCGGGATATCAAGACTCAAGGCCGCGTTATTGCGTCGTGTATCATGTTTATGGCATAGAATAATAATGCAAATAGGTACGAGTCAGATCACTGTAGAACATTAAACAAAAGGGTTGGTAAGGAAGATCCATTAACGTAGACGGTAGTTCAAAATATTTGCTGCTAACTAGACGACGCCAGCTGCAAGGCAATTTGTATCTTCACAAAAGGTCCCCACGGCAGTGATCTTAACGCGCCATGCCACAACCTGGGGAGCAAATAATCACGCAATTAGTGTTAAGCGAATGCGAATCGATGTGGATTCATTCCTGCCGATAAGCAGACTGCCAAGAATATCGATGCCAGCAAATCAGGAAAAGTGGTCCGTAGTATCGGGGTGTCATCCTGCCAAGATTCAACATAGAGATTACTGGCACATCAACTGGAAAACGAATAAGAACATGAGCTGCTAGCTAAATTCGAGCCGGAAAACGGAAGCATAGGGGAAAGGAGACGTATTCAGGCCCAGTTACACTTCCTTCACAGCTCGGAAGAAACCCGATCCTCATGGAGTATGTGAGGATGGATCATGAAGCATCCACCACCGATACCGGCTCACCCCTGAGCTGTTAAACTCGAGACTACATGATGGTAAACTTTTCTCACTAGCCCATACAATTATTCGACCAAACAATATGCAGCCACGTTGCTCTAAATCGTAATCCGTTATGGTAATGAAAGCCATATCTTCTAATGCCACGCAGTCCTTAGTAGAGTGGGCACAGCTCAGTCGATGCCCATTTGTTCAGCTGGATGTCGCGTGGGACGAAAGGCATGTCAACTTCAAAGTGTCAGATCTATCCGTATATAACATACAGACCAGTTGTCAGAGGCCAGTCACAAAGGAAGTGATTCCTCCGTCTTTGAACCCGGAAAGGGGCGTCTGAGTTATCAACTAGTCAGCTAGGTggctgaagagattgaaCAAAGGATATAAGAAGGGAGCCATCTACCCTTTGTTTCTAGGAAGGTCAGAGATAAATACAGTCCTTTGTGTAATCCTAGCTGCGTGGTCCGTGAGAATGACCGTGCCTCTAGACCCCTGactctctcactcttcctTTGAGCCGCCGTTCCTGACACCAGTACTCAAATGTCGATTTGCAAATTCCTTTTCAACCACGGGGCAGTTTATTAGTTTGCCATATTGAAATGAAGATATTCGCTGCCTGATGTCTTTGGGAACGCCTCTTCTAACTTTCTGTATATGCCAAGGTAAGCGCTTGATTCACATATACAATAAGGTGGTAGTTTTACGGTGTATCGGCCCCGTTTCTCTTTTGAAGATTACGATTCTGTTCATCATTACAGGTTATGGAAAGTTTGTGTGCTTTGTCGGATGCACGTCGACTACCTCCATGGAGGCTTGTTCCCGCACACTGAAGACGGCGGACTGGGACAAAATCATTATCTGTCAGTGAATGATCTTTCATCAAGCGCAGAAACTAACCAGTGGCGAGCAGTCTCAGACATATATAAAGACATTGTCCAGAAGCCAGCGCAGTTTGCTGCGACCGCTGACTTGTTCGGCGAAGACGAGGTAGTGAGTTCTATAATATCCACCACAGCACCGGGAAAGGAGCTGCGGAAAGTTCATTTTTGCAATGAATTAATATTGGCAAACTGCTGAGGAGCAATCTAAATTGCACATTTTATGTTGTTCATCTCTGTTGCTGGAAGTTGATGCATGGCCAACACCAGCCATCTCTGTTACAGCCATTGAAGCTAGCACGGCAAACAAAGCCTCTGATCTCCGTTACAGATCAACATCGCTTCGTACCATTCATAAACCACAAGTAATTTCCAGTTAACACAAATTTGGGCCTCTTCTTATACGCAGTTGTCAATACCTTCGGTTGGAGCTCTAGCAGCTAGTGGCAAGTCAGATTgagaatacatgtagtttcGTAGCATCATCCATGCATACAAACACAATTGAtacatcttcatccttgatTGATCGAAAACTACAACCCAGTGTCATTTATGATATGGTAGAAATAGATAAGAGAGCAAAAGACATCACAAAAAATTATGTTACTGATATCCATGCGAGTTCGCGAGATGTCGATTGAAACATGAAAGGATACACAACGCCTGCTTTCCACTTCATTTTGGTGTAAACCCATACTTCCTTGAGGCATCTATCCATTCACGCTTGTAAGACGATATGAATGCTATGATTCTGAAGTTTATACTGGTTTGAGTATCGAATCCAATGCTGTAATTTAATATGcaatttttaaataaagaCATTAGTATAATAATACCTGGCTACAGTCTTTTTGAGCTCATTGATCTAGCAAACATTCCATCCAACAGAAGTTAGAAtcttctctgcctccttTGCATATGTATCCATCGCGATGAACTGAATCGCAGGCCCAATGCTTATTCTGGATACGCCAATCTCAGATAGCTGAGATGCATTCAATCCGTCAGACGACAGCTTCATCGAAACGTTTAGTCGCCCATCGAATTCCTTCACCATCGTTGCAACTTCATCGCGGCTAACCCCCCTCTGCGAGCCTCCCCAGACAAACACGCTGGTAGCGCCTGCAGCGAGATATGCCTTTCCTCGAGTGAGAACCTCGCTGAGCGGACCACCGTGAACAAGAACGTCGCATCGGGCGTTGACCACAAAATCCTTGACTCCTAGACTCTCAGCGACCTTCAAGGTTCTTCTAATTCGCTCCACAGCTTCCTGTTGGCTGTAAAACTTCTGAGTGTCTTTGTTGACATCCTCCAAGTTCACCCCATGGACACCACCTTGAATAAGTGCTGTCATGAcctcttcaagcttctctCCGTATCCGTCTTGAATATCAACTGTAAATGGCTTGTTGAACTCTGCGGCAACTTTCGCGATCGGTAGGACAGCACGGAGGTTCGTCTGGGCGTCCATGTCATCGTCCTCTGTCCCATTCGCTCTAGCAACAGCATAACTTGCTGTCGCCAGTGCTTTGCAGCTCGAAAGAGCAGCTACAGCGCGAGCCGATAGAATGTCATAAACATTGGTAAAGATGATTGGCTTGCCAGGGCGATGCAATGACTTAAGAGCAGCGGCCAAAACGTTTGATGCAGCCATTGTTTGCAGAGTTATCTTTAGATGTTGATGTAAAATTCCGATAAATTATTGTTGGAGATTGACAGGCGGGTTATTCGTTATGTGTCTTTGTTCAAGTACTTCGTCTATTTCAGACAGAGCTCATGCGATACACTTATATATACCCATGTGCACAGAACAAAATATCTATTATCAATTATTCGGCGACCGGCAGCCAACCTGGTGAGTGCGAGGGCGTCCCATATTAGTAATATGGGCTTTGGCTTAACTAGATCAATTTTATTCCTCAACACATTGAAAGCAACAAACAGCTGACAAACTCAAAGTAAATTCTTCGTATTGCAATACCTTAGATTCGGTGATTGTGAACTGGTTGTACTACACAATCGGGGCACAAGCTCCACCCGTTACATATTGCACGGTAGTTTAAATCACCGTTAACCCACTAAAGGCATCCGGTTTGGTCCGACTCACCATCCTCATTATGGAAATAAGTCAACAAAGCTCAGATTCCTAATCCTTTGCCTCTGTAAGGGAAAATGCGGGGCTATGGCTTGCTGCCAAATATAAACCGCACTACATACTTTTTCCTTCGTTACGAGTTGGATATCTTTTGGTAATATTATTTACATTACCCAATTATCTAAACCAATTGATTTGCTAATATCAACTAGACCTTTAGTTTGTCCCATGGGAATGGTTATTTATACTAGCCTATAAGTCTACAGTCCGTCATACTTGCCTGATA
Above is a genomic segment from Trichoderma breve strain T069 chromosome 6, whole genome shotgun sequence containing:
- a CDS encoding phosphoenolpyruvate phosphomutase domain-containing protein; translation: MAASNVLAAALKSLHRPGKPIIFTNVYDILSARAVAALSSCKALATASYAVARANGTEDDDMDAQTNLRAVLPIAKVAAEFNKPFTVDIQDGYGEKLEEVMTALIQGGVHGVNLEDVNKDTQKFYSQQEAVERIRRTLKVAESLGVKDFVVNARCDVLVHGGPLSEVLTRGKAYLAAGATSVFVWGGSQRGVSRDEVATMVKEFDGRLNVSMKLSSDGLNASQLSEIGVSRISIGPAIQFIAMDTYAKEAEKILTSVGWNVC
- a CDS encoding major facilitator superfamily domain-containing protein; the encoded protein is MSGQHTHFSEDPPQILNQNDLDLANERLRTNGSQGQGSSTDNIEKSEDDNLPSDNNNKLEKLGTYDKYEITEDDCYEELGYCFPKWKKWYILTVIFWVQVSMNFNTSLYSNAIPGIAEEFHVSEQAARCGAMIFLVLYAFGCELWAPWSEEFGRWPVLQLSLFLVNVWQLPVALAPNFASIMVGRALGGLSSAGGSVTLGMIADMWEADKQQYAVAYVVFSSVGGSVLGPIVGGFTEKYLAWRWSIWVQLILGGFVQLVHCFTVPETRTTILMNRIAKKRRQQTGQNIWGPDELVPFRDRFSAKEVLITWVRPFKMFLTEPIVLVLSLLSGFSDALIFMFIQSFALVYKQWGFGTVEIGLSFIPIGIGYVIAWLLFIPAIKRNIKERRAKPNDERAQYESRLWFLLYTAPCLPIGLIGFAWTIQGPPIHWIGSMIFVAIVGIANYAIYMATIDYMICAYGPYSASATGGNGWSRDFLAGVLTIPALPFFQNIGKSSGKNLEYASTILFCISFVLVVAVYVIYWKGPTLRKRSPFAQRLADARQEQANEGRRGSISYDPNRRSSVTSASGGRPEPHRRYSQQNRFFGESRVTPRGTPRGTPAASRRPSVVNATRK